One Echinicola strongylocentroti DNA window includes the following coding sequences:
- a CDS encoding tol-pal system protein YbgF, giving the protein MRIITCLVIVLLLGSEMVRARQFQVDTAEVKADRPSYLLLDKGLQFRITEAINSMYNFDFETAERGFAVMRYNYPEHPLPYFLMGLAQWWKIVPDMENDQNDELFMRFMEETIDKAEVMLEDEPENKEAAFFLAAAYGFKGRLLSERDSWTATAIAGKNALKYMELSKGDEELSPELLLGDALFNYFSVWIPENYPLMKPVMALFPKGDKALGLMQLEEVAKNAFYARVEAQYFLFRLYASEEKRPYDALQITEYLHDKYPDNPYFHRFYARQLYAVGRGAQAKEQSLEILQRIEAGQEGYESNSGRYASFFTAQYYDRINDVPHAKEYYLKTVAFGEESESQESGYYLYSLLHLGKIAASEGEDKEAKAYLKKVKKYAKRKHPAHQEARDFLKKNKL; this is encoded by the coding sequence ATGCGGATCATTACTTGCCTTGTTATTGTTTTGCTGCTTGGGTCAGAGATGGTTCGAGCGCGACAGTTTCAAGTAGATACAGCAGAGGTCAAGGCTGATAGGCCATCCTACTTGCTATTGGATAAAGGCCTTCAGTTTAGGATAACTGAAGCGATCAATAGCATGTATAATTTTGATTTTGAGACTGCCGAGAGAGGTTTTGCGGTGATGCGCTATAATTATCCAGAGCACCCTCTTCCCTATTTTCTTATGGGCTTGGCCCAGTGGTGGAAGATTGTGCCGGATATGGAGAACGATCAAAATGACGAGCTGTTTATGAGGTTTATGGAGGAGACCATTGACAAGGCCGAAGTGATGTTGGAGGATGAGCCTGAGAATAAAGAAGCGGCGTTTTTCTTGGCGGCAGCCTATGGTTTTAAAGGAAGGTTGTTGAGTGAAAGGGACAGTTGGACAGCTACGGCCATTGCCGGCAAAAATGCACTCAAATATATGGAGCTCAGTAAAGGAGATGAAGAACTTAGTCCGGAATTATTGCTTGGAGATGCACTTTTCAATTATTTTTCGGTTTGGATTCCTGAAAATTACCCTTTGATGAAGCCGGTTATGGCCCTATTCCCAAAAGGTGATAAAGCGCTGGGATTGATGCAGCTGGAAGAAGTGGCCAAAAATGCCTTTTATGCTCGGGTAGAAGCCCAGTATTTTTTGTTCAGACTCTATGCTTCAGAAGAAAAACGCCCGTATGACGCATTGCAAATTACCGAATATCTTCACGATAAATATCCTGATAATCCGTACTTCCACCGGTTTTATGCGCGGCAGTTGTATGCCGTTGGAAGAGGAGCGCAAGCAAAAGAACAATCTCTTGAAATTCTCCAACGGATAGAAGCAGGCCAGGAGGGGTATGAGTCGAATAGTGGGCGATATGCTTCTTTTTTCACTGCACAGTACTATGATCGGATCAATGATGTGCCGCATGCCAAGGAATATTACTTGAAGACAGTGGCCTTTGGAGAAGAGTCCGAAAGCCAGGAAAGCGGGTACTACCTGTATTCACTGCTCCATTTAGGAAAGATAGCTGCCAGTGAGGGTGAGGACAAGGAGGCAAAAGCTTACTTGAAAAAAGTGAAAAAATATGCTAAGCGCAAGCATCCTGCCCACCAAGAAGCGAGAGATTTTTTGAAAAAGAATAAACTTTAA
- a CDS encoding NUDIX domain-containing protein → MEENPWKTKSRRSLYSNPWIELEEHEVVTPAGTDGLYGKVKFKNKAMAILPVDTDRNTWLVGQYRYTIDEYSWEIPEGGSPIGEDILDGAKRELKEETGLTAQKWTMIMRFHTSNSVTDEEGFAYLAEGLTEGETAFEDTEKIQVKKLPLAEAVQKVLDGEITDVISAAVLLKAARMLEI, encoded by the coding sequence ATGGAAGAAAATCCTTGGAAAACCAAGTCAAGACGTTCACTGTATTCCAATCCCTGGATAGAACTTGAGGAGCACGAGGTAGTTACGCCGGCGGGTACGGACGGGCTTTATGGAAAGGTGAAATTTAAGAATAAGGCAATGGCCATTTTGCCAGTAGATACTGATAGGAATACCTGGCTGGTGGGACAGTACCGCTATACCATTGATGAATACAGCTGGGAAATCCCGGAGGGAGGCAGTCCCATTGGGGAGGATATTCTAGATGGGGCCAAGAGAGAGCTGAAAGAAGAAACGGGGTTGACGGCCCAAAAGTGGACAATGATCATGCGATTTCATACCTCCAACTCTGTCACAGATGAGGAAGGATTTGCCTACCTGGCAGAAGGGTTGACAGAAGGTGAAACGGCTTTCGAGGACACCGAGAAAATCCAGGTCAAAAAGCTCCCTCTTGCGGAGGCAGTACAGAAGGTCCTCGATGGAGAAATTACCGATGTGATCAGTGCTGCTGTACTGCTGAAAGCCGCGAGGATGCTTGAGATTTAA
- a CDS encoding glycosyltransferase family 117 protein, with protein sequence MINYRKVNNLTGWILFLIASLVYLLTIEETASFWDPGEFIAVAYKLQVPHPPGAPFFLLIYRMFSFLALGDPLEIAYWMNAGSAVFSGFTILFLFWSITLLGRKLFKLEKGKESKGHTIAIMGAGIIGALVYTFSDSFWFSAVESEVYAMSSFFTAIVIWAFLKWDVIENPKDENRYMIFIAYLVGLSIGVHLLNLVTLPALALVVYFKKYKNPNLKGAIVAFLLGGVALVTINNIIIPGLPSLAGSMEIFFVNSIGLPFGSGIIVFIALFLGGLIAAIIYSIKQEKVILNTVLLSLTFILIGYGSYALIVIRSNANTPINENAPKDIISFVSYLKREQYGYRPLMHGQYFTAEVQEQKEGDPVYAKGDDKYEIVDYEIVTEYDPEKTTILPRIYSTQAQHKRLYRQKLGLREGEEPTFADNIAFMLDHQLGHMYWRYFLWNFSGRESDITDAPWTGITNAFEDYPDFIENNKAHNNYLMLPLLLGLIGLLFQAKYDTKSFWLTTMLFLMMGVVLVLYLNSPPVEPRERDYIYVGSFYAFAIWIGMGVLAIAHGLAKLNKNFAVAGILATLIAFPVPVLMASQNYDDHDRSNRYFSVDSARNFLASCEENAILFTGGDNDTFPLWYVQEVEGFRTDVRVIVLSYFDTDWYVEQMTRPINQSAALPFSLEKKNFKRGTNDILFVNDRQGLEAISVKEYLKLLKNESDLLKVKSGYTNTIYQVPSRNLILEVDSAQVIKDGVVPEGMEDLTVNHMNLRVKGNYLTKGNLMLLDLIATNNWERPIYFNNTSLSSVSLDLSNHVVMEGLTYRLLPVQKPENVDEFVNTDLAYKNVTENFAYRGMDNPDSYFDEEYRRFTSNHRSMFNSLTNALIMEDKLDMAADIQKLSMEKFPNEAIPYDLSSGQSVPSLFELGEDDMAMDIIEVLSKRAFEMLQFYQEKGRAMDREAMYSLEMMRFFVPLLQERGYDELATEIQNNLDKVMGPAASPRGILQKRK encoded by the coding sequence ATGATTAACTATAGAAAAGTCAACAACCTCACAGGCTGGATATTATTTTTAATTGCCTCACTGGTTTATCTTCTGACGATAGAAGAAACGGCCAGTTTTTGGGACCCAGGAGAATTCATTGCTGTAGCCTATAAGCTACAAGTACCCCATCCCCCAGGAGCCCCTTTCTTCCTGCTCATTTACAGAATGTTCTCTTTCTTAGCGCTAGGTGACCCTCTTGAGATTGCTTACTGGATGAATGCGGGAAGTGCCGTATTCAGTGGATTTACGATTCTCTTTCTGTTCTGGTCCATCACATTGCTGGGACGTAAGCTCTTCAAACTTGAAAAAGGCAAAGAAAGCAAGGGACATACCATTGCTATTATGGGCGCAGGCATTATTGGGGCTTTGGTTTACACCTTTTCAGATAGTTTTTGGTTTTCGGCTGTAGAGTCCGAGGTATACGCCATGTCATCCTTCTTTACGGCCATTGTGATCTGGGCTTTCTTAAAATGGGATGTCATCGAAAATCCAAAGGACGAAAACCGCTATATGATTTTCATTGCCTACCTAGTAGGACTGTCCATAGGTGTCCATTTGCTCAATTTGGTAACCTTGCCGGCTCTGGCCTTGGTAGTTTACTTTAAGAAATACAAAAACCCAAACCTCAAAGGAGCCATCGTCGCTTTCCTTTTGGGCGGGGTGGCCTTGGTCACGATCAATAATATCATCATTCCTGGTCTGCCAAGCTTGGCAGGATCCATGGAAATCTTCTTTGTCAATAGCATTGGACTTCCATTTGGCTCAGGAATTATCGTATTTATTGCCTTATTCCTAGGTGGGCTTATTGCGGCCATCATCTACTCTATCAAACAGGAAAAGGTGATCTTGAACACGGTATTGCTCTCATTGACATTTATCTTGATCGGCTATGGTTCGTATGCGCTCATCGTCATTCGCTCCAATGCCAACACACCTATCAATGAAAACGCGCCAAAGGACATCATCAGCTTCGTAAGCTACCTCAAACGGGAGCAGTACGGATACCGTCCTTTGATGCACGGACAGTACTTCACTGCCGAAGTACAAGAGCAAAAAGAGGGTGATCCGGTATACGCCAAAGGAGATGACAAATACGAAATTGTCGATTATGAAATCGTCACCGAATACGACCCGGAAAAAACAACTATTCTCCCACGTATTTATTCCACACAGGCCCAACACAAACGGCTTTACCGCCAAAAACTTGGCTTAAGGGAAGGTGAAGAGCCTACTTTTGCGGACAATATCGCTTTTATGCTGGACCACCAACTGGGACACATGTACTGGCGCTATTTCTTGTGGAACTTCTCAGGTAGGGAAAGTGACATCACTGATGCTCCATGGACAGGAATCACCAATGCCTTTGAAGATTATCCAGATTTTATCGAAAACAACAAAGCACACAATAATTACCTAATGCTACCCCTGCTACTGGGGCTCATTGGGTTGCTCTTTCAGGCCAAATATGACACCAAGTCATTCTGGCTCACCACCATGCTCTTCCTGATGATGGGAGTGGTACTGGTACTGTACCTCAATTCCCCCCCTGTAGAACCCCGCGAACGAGATTACATCTACGTAGGTTCATTTTATGCCTTTGCCATTTGGATCGGTATGGGCGTACTGGCTATTGCTCACGGGCTGGCCAAATTGAACAAGAATTTTGCGGTGGCCGGTATCCTGGCGACACTGATCGCTTTCCCGGTACCGGTACTGATGGCTTCCCAAAATTACGATGACCATGACCGTTCCAATCGCTATTTCTCTGTCGACTCTGCTAGGAACTTCCTGGCATCTTGTGAAGAAAATGCCATCCTATTTACCGGAGGTGACAATGACACCTTCCCACTATGGTACGTGCAGGAAGTGGAAGGCTTTAGAACCGATGTGCGGGTAATCGTGCTGAGTTATTTCGATACGGACTGGTACGTAGAACAAATGACCCGCCCCATCAACCAATCTGCTGCACTACCTTTCTCCCTTGAGAAAAAGAATTTCAAACGGGGCACCAATGACATCTTGTTTGTCAATGACAGACAGGGATTGGAAGCAATATCGGTCAAAGAGTACCTAAAGCTGCTCAAAAACGAGAGCGACTTATTAAAAGTAAAATCCGGCTATACCAATACCATCTATCAAGTTCCTTCCAGAAACCTCATCTTGGAAGTGGATTCTGCACAAGTCATCAAAGACGGCGTGGTACCTGAAGGCATGGAAGACCTCACCGTCAACCATATGAACCTTAGGGTAAAAGGAAATTACCTCACCAAGGGAAACCTGATGCTATTGGACCTTATCGCTACCAACAACTGGGAACGGCCAATTTACTTTAACAACACCTCATTATCTTCGGTCAGTCTGGACCTGAGCAACCATGTGGTAATGGAGGGACTTACCTACCGGTTACTACCCGTTCAAAAACCGGAGAATGTCGATGAATTTGTCAATACAGACTTGGCTTACAAAAACGTAACAGAGAACTTTGCCTACCGTGGCATGGACAACCCAGACAGTTACTTCGATGAAGAATACAGAAGGTTTACCTCTAACCACCGCAGCATGTTCAACAGCCTGACCAATGCGCTGATCATGGAAGATAAGCTGGACATGGCCGCCGACATCCAAAAGCTAAGCATGGAAAAATTCCCTAACGAAGCCATACCATATGACCTGTCCAGTGGACAGTCTGTACCTTCGTTGTTCGAATTAGGGGAAGATGATATGGCCATGGACATTATCGAGGTGCTTTCAAAGAGAGCCTTCGAGATGCTGCAGTTTTACCAAGAAAAAGGCCGTGCCATGGATAGGGAAGCGATGTATTCCCTAGAGATGATGCGCTTCTTCGTCCCTCTCCTACAAGAACGCGGTTACGACGAATTGGCCACTGAGATCCAGAACAACCTGGACAAGGTAATGGGGCCAGCTGCTTCCCCGAGAGGTATTTTGCAGAAAAGGAAATAA
- a CDS encoding Lrp/AsnC family transcriptional regulator: MDNHIKVKFDKIDRKILEILQANAKITNAQLSKDIGLSPAPTLERVKKLEQSGIIKSYHAKLDPERIGLGVSTFVLVSLIGHNKANIDAFMKEIDSIPEVIECHHITGTGDFILKIISKDITSYQKLMLEKVSEIKEVDSMQSMVILSTFKDSKVLPIPVN; encoded by the coding sequence ATGGATAATCACATAAAAGTAAAATTCGACAAAATTGATCGCAAGATCCTTGAAATTCTTCAGGCAAACGCTAAAATTACCAATGCGCAGCTTTCAAAAGATATTGGATTGTCTCCAGCTCCTACCTTGGAGCGTGTAAAAAAACTGGAGCAGTCAGGTATTATCAAAAGCTATCATGCGAAGCTGGATCCTGAAAGAATAGGTCTTGGAGTAAGCACCTTCGTATTGGTGAGCCTGATCGGTCATAACAAAGCAAATATCGATGCTTTCATGAAGGAAATCGATTCGATCCCTGAGGTGATCGAATGTCACCATATCACAGGTACCGGAGATTTTATATTGAAAATCATCTCTAAGGACATTACTTCTTACCAGAAATTGATGCTGGAAAAAGTAAGTGAAATCAAAGAAGTGGATTCTATGCAGTCCATGGTCATTCTATCTACATTTAAGGACAGCAAAGTACTGCCGATCCCTGTCAATTAA
- a CDS encoding GNAT family N-acetyltransferase, translated as MDIPFNITKVSKEEYPVILAVWEASVRATHDFLKPGEIERLKPLILNQYLAMVTLACIRNEGDKIEGFVGVAEDKVEMLFVHPAAMGMGIGRALMEYAIHCLGVKKVDVNEDNGQAVAFYKYLGFEVAHRSPLDGEGNPYPILHLQYRN; from the coding sequence ATGGATATTCCATTTAATATTACAAAGGTCAGCAAAGAGGAATATCCTGTAATACTAGCTGTTTGGGAGGCATCTGTGCGGGCTACTCATGATTTTTTGAAACCGGGAGAGATCGAGCGGCTTAAGCCATTGATCCTAAACCAATATTTGGCTATGGTGACATTGGCCTGTATTAGAAATGAAGGAGATAAGATTGAGGGGTTTGTTGGGGTGGCAGAGGATAAAGTAGAGATGTTGTTTGTTCATCCAGCTGCAATGGGGATGGGGATCGGAAGAGCATTAATGGAATATGCCATTCACTGCCTAGGAGTCAAAAAAGTAGATGTCAATGAAGATAACGGTCAAGCAGTGGCATTTTACAAGTATCTTGGCTTTGAGGTGGCGCACCGTTCGCCCCTGGATGGCGAAGGTAATCCTTACCCAATATTACATTTGCAATACCGAAATTAG
- a CDS encoding class I SAM-dependent methyltransferase: protein MATYTTEIASDKLVSDNPIHQRLLKAYIAAKPLVSGELLEIGCGEGRGVEVLSDLVRSYHGLDKIGEVIDKLQQEFPQAKFEQAVIPPLATVPSDHYDTVVSFQVIEHIQDDRLFLEEIYRVLKPGGKAIISTPNIRHTLSRNPWHIREYTGTELIQLCERVFDKVDAKGIGGNDKVWSYHEANRKSVNKIMRFDIFDLQHRLPASVLRMPYELLNRMNRNKLHKQGGNTVTDITHEDYVVVDHPDKGLDLFYILEK from the coding sequence ATGGCTACCTATACAACGGAAATTGCTTCCGATAAGTTGGTTAGTGATAACCCTATACATCAACGATTATTAAAAGCTTACATTGCGGCAAAGCCCTTGGTAAGTGGTGAATTGTTGGAAATTGGCTGTGGAGAAGGCCGAGGAGTGGAAGTGCTCAGTGATCTGGTGCGTTCGTATCATGGTCTGGACAAAATCGGTGAAGTGATCGATAAGTTACAGCAAGAATTCCCCCAAGCCAAGTTTGAGCAAGCGGTAATTCCTCCATTGGCGACCGTGCCATCAGATCATTACGATACCGTGGTGAGCTTTCAGGTGATCGAGCATATACAAGATGACAGGCTGTTTTTGGAAGAAATCTACCGTGTGCTAAAGCCCGGTGGCAAGGCCATTATTTCTACACCAAATATTCGTCATACACTGAGCAGAAACCCTTGGCACATTAGGGAATATACCGGTACTGAGTTGATCCAACTTTGCGAGCGGGTGTTTGACAAGGTGGATGCCAAAGGAATCGGCGGCAATGACAAGGTCTGGAGCTATCACGAAGCCAATAGGAAATCTGTCAATAAAATCATGCGTTTCGACATTTTTGACCTACAGCACCGCCTGCCAGCATCCGTTTTGCGCATGCCATATGAGTTACTGAACCGGATGAACCGCAATAAGCTCCACAAACAGGGAGGCAATACCGTGACCGATATTACCCATGAGGACTATGTGGTGGTGGACCATCCTGACAAAGGGCTGGATTTGTTTTATATCTTGGAGAAGTAA